A segment of the Echinicola strongylocentroti genome:
AATTCTGAAAGGGCTTCTCCAAGAAATAATTGATCGGCAACACCAACCTGCGCTGGTCCCAGATACAAACCACCACGTAAGTAAAATTAATCTCTTCGATTTTTCCCCATTCACCTTCCACAACGACCACATCATCTATCCGAATGGGCTGGGTAAAGGCAATCTGAAATCCTGCCAGAAAGTTGGCTATGGACTTTTGGGCTGCCAAACCAATGATGATACCGGCTACTCCGGCGGAAGTCAATAATCCTTGCCCTAACTTCTTGGCTTCATCAAAGTTCATCATAATGGCAGAAAATGCGATCAGCACGATAATGGCCACTAGAATTTTCTGTATAAAAGAAACTTGTGTATACAAACTCCTTTCGCGGAGGTTATCCAATTTGGCGTAAGAGTGGCTTTCCAAAAAAACATATTTAAGCAGCTTGGCAAAGGAAATCAAGATCCAGGCAAGGTTCACTATAAAAAGTATCTGGAACACCTTAAACTTACTGATGTAAGACCAGTCTTCTGGAGAAATATAGGGTTCCAAAATGGGAAACAGTACAAAAAACAACCCCCATTTAAGGGAATTACTGGTTTGGCTCATTGCTTTCTCTCCTGCCTTTGAAGTAGGCTTATAAAATAGCCTTACCAATGACTTAAACAACGTCCAAAACAACAGGTGGGTCCCCACTAATAGCCCTATACCAATCAATATAAAATATAGCTTGTCATTCATTGTTGATAGAGGTTTTGATCTGAAATGAATAGGCAAGGTTACTGGGCTTGGCATTAGCTGGCAGACTGGCCATACTGTTAATCAACCGTTTTCGACTTGTAGAAACTTCACAAGTCAAAATAGTTTAATTACATTTGTCAGTTAAAGGATATATCAAAAAGATAGACCGCAAACCGACACTGTCACGACATAATATACAGACTACCAACCATAAATCCAAAGTCTCTCATGACCTTAGCCTCACTATTGCTCATTGCCGCAGCCATCCTCATCGCAGCTTATTTCATTTACGGGAAGTTTGTTTTCAAGAAATTTGACATCCGGAACGACCGTGTCACTCCTTCTCATAAATACCAGGACGGTGTGGATTATGAACCAAGTCGGCCCATTGTAGTACTGGGGCATCATTTTGCTTCCATTGCTGGAGCAGGTCCTATCGTGGGGCCGATCATTGCAGTGACTTTTGGGTGGGTTCCTGCGGTAATTTGGATTTTGGTAGGGGGGATTTTCTTTGGAGCGGTACATGACTTGGGCAGCATGGTGGCTTCCTTAAGAACGGAAGGCAAGTCCATAGGGACCATCATTGACAACACCATTGGGCATAGAGGAAAGCAGCTTTTTATGCTATTCAGTTTTTCTACGCTTATCCTTGTTATTGCTGTTTTTGCGGACATTATTGCCAAAACATTCATCAATAATCCCGGTGTGGCCTCTGCATCCATTCTTTTTATTGCATTGGCGATAGTTTTTGGATTGGTCAATAAAATGGTTGCCCACAGAAAGAGTTTGTTCCTCATCACCTCCATTATTGGAGTGGCACTGATGTACTACTTCGTTTATTTAGGAATGCAACTCCCTTTTAAACTGGACTACCAGTTATGGTTGTATATTTTACTTGCCTATGCTTTCATCGCTTCGGTGACGCCAGTATCACTTCTATTGCAGCCAAGAGACTACCTTAACAGCTTTCTGCTCTATGGGCTGATCATTTTTGCAGTAGCCGGAGTGCTTTTTGCCAATCCTGACATCAAAATGGACAGCCAAGTACATGTTACTTCTGAAAACCTTGGCTATCTATTTCCTGTATTATTTGTCACTATTGCCTGCGGAGCTATCAGCGGTTTTCACTCGCTGGTGGCTTCAGGCACTACATCCAAACAAATAGATAAAGAAACGGATGCAAAGGTCGTTGGATTTGGCGGAATGCTCATCGAATCATTTTTGGCCATCATCGCAGTAGGTGCGGTAATCGTGCTCAGTCGGGATGAATATGCCAGCACTCTCGTCGCAAAAGGCCCCGTCACGATGTTCTCTGATGGACTGGGCGCCATGATAGGATCCCTAGGAATCCCCGAAGGATTGGCGGTTAGTTTTGTTGCTCTTACGGTATCAGCTTTTGCCTTGACTACCTTGGATACCTGTACCCGCCTAGCGCGGTTCACCTTTCAGGAATACTTTGAAGGAGTGGAAGGGCCTATCGGAAAAACGCTGTCTACCAATAGATACCTAAGCACCGGTATCGTAGTGATCTTATCGATATTGCTGATCAGCTCTGGCGGTTTCACTACACTTTGGCCTATCTTCGGCTCTGCCAACCAGCTTTTGGCAGCCCTAGCCTTGCTGG
Coding sequences within it:
- a CDS encoding mechanosensitive ion channel family protein: MNDKLYFILIGIGLLVGTHLLFWTLFKSLVRLFYKPTSKAGEKAMSQTSNSLKWGLFFVLFPILEPYISPEDWSYISKFKVFQILFIVNLAWILISFAKLLKYVFLESHSYAKLDNLRERSLYTQVSFIQKILVAIIVLIAFSAIMMNFDEAKKLGQGLLTSAGVAGIIIGLAAQKSIANFLAGFQIAFTQPIRIDDVVVVEGEWGKIEEINFTYVVVCIWDQRRLVLPINYFLEKPFQNWTRNTADIWGTVFLYVDHTIPVADLKAKLKEILGSTDLWDGKVQVLQVTDVKEATVELRCLMSAKDSPSAFDLRCMVREQMITYIQEKYPDSLPKARVLLHQTDEVKST
- a CDS encoding carbon starvation CstA family protein gives rise to the protein MTLASLLLIAAAILIAAYFIYGKFVFKKFDIRNDRVTPSHKYQDGVDYEPSRPIVVLGHHFASIAGAGPIVGPIIAVTFGWVPAVIWILVGGIFFGAVHDLGSMVASLRTEGKSIGTIIDNTIGHRGKQLFMLFSFSTLILVIAVFADIIAKTFINNPGVASASILFIALAIVFGLVNKMVAHRKSLFLITSIIGVALMYYFVYLGMQLPFKLDYQLWLYILLAYAFIASVTPVSLLLQPRDYLNSFLLYGLIIFAVAGVLFANPDIKMDSQVHVTSENLGYLFPVLFVTIACGAISGFHSLVASGTTSKQIDKETDAKVVGFGGMLIESFLAIIAVGAVIVLSRDEYASTLVAKGPVTMFSDGLGAMIGSLGIPEGLAVSFVALTVSAFALTTLDTCTRLARFTFQEYFEGVEGPIGKTLSTNRYLSTGIVVILSILLISSGGFTTLWPIFGSANQLLAALALLAVAVWLIKKRVNATFVVIPMFFMFTVTLTSLGIFAWKNFMDQAYVLSIIAGGLFVLSIVLIILAKKSLATYSALPQTQN